In Candidatus Binatia bacterium, one DNA window encodes the following:
- a CDS encoding ABC transporter ATP-binding protein, producing the protein MQIEAIGLHKEYRDGARRVSVLADVDLCVEPGERLGIIGESGIGKSTLLHLLGGLDRPSGGTVRIGDTDLNKCDDRELAHLRNHRIGFVFQFHHLLGDFTAQENVMMPSLIAGASPEEAARRSRELLARVGLEDRLSHRPGELSGGEQQRVAVARAIVRSPALVLADEPTGNLDPQTAAEVEDLLRELNREQGLTLVVVTHSERLAREMDRCLRLRGGKLEAA; encoded by the coding sequence ATGCAAATCGAAGCAATTGGACTGCACAAGGAGTACCGGGACGGCGCTCGCCGGGTGTCGGTCCTCGCTGATGTCGATCTGTGCGTGGAACCCGGGGAACGCCTGGGCATTATCGGCGAGTCGGGGATCGGAAAAAGCACACTCCTGCATCTTCTCGGAGGGTTGGACCGCCCGTCCGGTGGCACAGTTCGGATCGGCGATACCGACCTTAATAAGTGTGATGATCGGGAGCTGGCTCATCTGCGCAATCACAGGATCGGCTTTGTGTTCCAGTTCCATCACCTTCTGGGCGATTTCACCGCGCAGGAAAATGTCATGATGCCATCGCTGATTGCGGGGGCTTCCCCCGAAGAGGCCGCCCGGCGCAGCCGTGAATTGCTGGCCCGCGTCGGTCTGGAAGACCGTCTGTCACATCGCCCGGGTGAGCTCAGCGGCGGAGAACAGCAGCGGGTCGCTGTCGCCCGGGCGATTGTTCGATCGCCAGCACTCGTTCTCGCCGACGAACCGACCGGGAACCTCGACCCCCAAACCGCCGCCGAGGTGGAAGATCTCCTGCGAGAGCTGAACCGGGAACAGGGTCTGACCCTTGTGGTCGTGACACATAGCGAGCGTCTGGCGCGAGAAATGGATCGCTGTCTGCGGTTGCGCGGCGGAAAGCTGGAAGCGGCATGA
- the bamA gene encoding outer membrane protein assembly factor BamA, whose protein sequence is MKQFLRSMMLLALVLGLGLGGPTTLIAADPTISAIRIRGNDRVDEQAILIHMKMEAGDVYTPKGADEDLRAVWDLGFFNDVQIHIDPTPNKRGQIILTLEVVERPLIDGVSIEGDHDVDATKLDQALGVRARTIYDPEKVRKGIVRADKLFEEDGYLDASIKARLDPGEQKGEIELVYVIDQGQPVRVSDIRFEGNEEFSSRELRGVMETKEAWFLSWLLDSGMLKNEILDTDMERLKAFYYDSGYVNVRIDTPEVERKDDGIEVLIRISEGEQFEFGEIRFVGDTSTEHPMEEAELFKEVESQSGKTFRASFLRKDVESLTDFFGDQGYAFANVEPETTVRPDERKVDVRFRVDRGRPVKIARIDVTGNSKTRDKVIRRELKVGEQETFSATKLKKSQDALNRTGFFQNVNVTTRKSDSDDAINLLVDVKEGSTGTFSAGAGFSSDDRFLFNVRVSENNLFGRGLRVVLNVDVGSIRRNIYVSATDPYFLDTKFLTTATVFDYRLEFPDFSREALGFSVRALYPIEALGITHIGPISFEDSRIGFEYRLEQARISNISLFAPPDVYASGGREVISALAPSFLRNTLNHAFDPTEGSYQDVSLEFAGIGGDTTYFRAEARARWFIPILEVGSLGPLVFSSGGRIGWGIGEAGVSGREIPLIERYFPGGINSVRGYQVRTLGPREEVFGPQGQSLGYEPVGGTNQLIVQSEFIIPLVPQLGLRGVVFFDMGNAWLQKDGIDFGDLRYSVGGGVRWLSPFGPLRIEFGVPLNLGEFEQKEGILFSFGAPL, encoded by the coding sequence ATGAAGCAGTTTTTGCGCAGCATGATGCTCCTGGCGCTCGTCCTCGGCTTGGGCCTTGGGGGGCCGACAACGCTGATCGCCGCGGATCCGACGATCAGCGCGATTCGGATTCGCGGCAACGATCGCGTGGACGAACAGGCCATTCTGATTCATATGAAGATGGAGGCCGGCGACGTCTATACGCCGAAGGGGGCTGACGAAGATCTCCGAGCAGTCTGGGACCTGGGCTTCTTCAACGACGTCCAGATTCATATCGACCCCACGCCGAACAAGCGTGGCCAGATTATCCTCACGCTGGAAGTAGTCGAACGACCGCTGATCGACGGGGTTTCGATCGAGGGCGATCACGACGTGGATGCAACCAAACTCGATCAGGCCCTCGGCGTTCGGGCACGAACGATTTACGACCCCGAAAAGGTGCGCAAGGGGATTGTCCGGGCGGACAAGCTGTTTGAAGAGGACGGCTATCTCGACGCTTCGATCAAGGCCCGATTGGACCCCGGCGAACAAAAGGGTGAAATCGAACTCGTCTACGTCATCGATCAGGGTCAGCCCGTCCGAGTTTCGGATATTCGATTCGAAGGCAATGAGGAATTCAGCAGTCGTGAGCTTCGGGGCGTCATGGAAACCAAGGAGGCCTGGTTCCTCTCCTGGCTTCTTGATTCGGGCATGCTCAAGAATGAAATTCTCGACACGGATATGGAGCGTCTGAAGGCGTTCTATTACGACAGCGGATACGTCAATGTGCGAATCGATACCCCCGAGGTCGAGCGCAAGGATGATGGAATCGAAGTTCTGATTCGGATTTCCGAAGGCGAGCAATTCGAGTTCGGAGAGATCCGCTTCGTTGGCGATACCAGCACCGAGCATCCGATGGAGGAGGCCGAGCTCTTCAAGGAGGTCGAGAGTCAGTCGGGCAAGACCTTTCGGGCAAGTTTCCTGCGCAAGGATGTCGAGTCCCTGACCGATTTCTTTGGTGACCAAGGGTACGCTTTTGCCAACGTGGAACCCGAGACGACCGTCCGCCCGGACGAACGGAAGGTGGACGTACGTTTCCGCGTCGATCGCGGACGACCGGTGAAGATCGCACGCATCGACGTGACCGGTAACAGCAAAACACGGGACAAGGTCATTCGGCGGGAGCTCAAGGTCGGCGAGCAGGAGACCTTCTCGGCAACCAAGTTGAAAAAAAGTCAGGACGCGCTCAACCGGACCGGGTTCTTCCAGAACGTCAATGTGACGACACGGAAGTCCGACAGCGACGACGCAATCAACCTTCTCGTGGACGTGAAAGAGGGCTCGACGGGAACCTTCAGTGCGGGCGCCGGGTTCAGTTCGGATGATCGGTTCTTGTTCAACGTTCGAGTTTCGGAGAACAACCTTTTCGGACGTGGTCTCCGCGTGGTGCTCAACGTCGATGTGGGCTCGATTCGGCGCAATATCTACGTTTCGGCAACCGACCCATATTTTCTCGACACAAAGTTCCTGACCACCGCGACGGTGTTCGACTACCGACTGGAATTCCCGGACTTCTCACGTGAGGCTCTCGGGTTCTCGGTTCGGGCGCTCTATCCAATCGAGGCGCTCGGGATTACCCATATCGGGCCGATCTCCTTCGAAGACAGTCGCATCGGCTTCGAGTATCGATTGGAACAGGCCCGCATTTCGAATATTTCCCTTTTTGCGCCGCCGGATGTCTACGCATCGGGTGGTCGAGAGGTGATCAGCGCACTGGCACCTTCGTTCCTCCGCAACACTCTCAACCACGCGTTTGATCCGACCGAGGGCTCTTATCAGGACGTTTCTCTCGAATTTGCCGGCATTGGCGGGGATACGACGTACTTTCGAGCCGAAGCGCGAGCACGCTGGTTTATCCCGATTCTGGAAGTGGGTTCACTTGGCCCGCTCGTCTTCTCGTCCGGCGGCCGGATTGGCTGGGGCATTGGCGAGGCGGGCGTCTCGGGGCGTGAGATCCCTCTGATCGAGCGATATTTCCCGGGTGGGATCAACAGTGTACGTGGCTACCAGGTCCGTACACTCGGTCCGCGTGAGGAAGTCTTTGGTCCGCAGGGCCAATCTCTCGGCTACGAGCCCGTTGGCGGAACCAACCAGCTGATCGTCCAAAGCGAATTCATTATCCCCCTGGTGCCGCAGTTAGGCCTGCGCGGAGTGGTCTTTTTTGACATGGGCAACGCCTGGCTGCAAAAAGATGGGATTGATTTTGGGGATTTACGTTACTCCGTTGGAGGCGGGGTCCGTTGGCTCTCGCCTTTCGGACCGTTAAGGATTGAATTCGGCGTTCCGTTGAACCTCGGCGAGTTCGAGCAGAAAGAGGGGATTCTCTTCTCTTTCGGAGCACCTTTATAA
- a CDS encoding OmpH family outer membrane protein, which yields MKLTQMIFALLLGFFLANPGTASAEGKIAFVNLQRAVEESAAGKAALAEFQTYVANKRTEIEADQKSLTTLQEDIERKAVVMNEDEKRKLVREFEDKQIDFRRKVEEAQVDLQARQQSVYNELGGKVKQEVLKLGTSGGYTAILDSGAALYSDSASDVTDQIIKAFDANNG from the coding sequence ATGAAACTTACGCAGATGATTTTCGCTCTTCTCCTCGGTTTTTTCCTGGCAAACCCGGGAACAGCATCGGCCGAAGGGAAAATTGCTTTCGTGAACTTGCAGCGTGCCGTTGAGGAGTCTGCGGCGGGGAAAGCGGCCCTCGCGGAGTTCCAGACCTACGTGGCGAACAAGCGCACGGAGATCGAGGCGGACCAGAAATCCCTCACCACGCTTCAGGAAGACATTGAGCGCAAGGCTGTCGTGATGAATGAGGACGAGAAGCGCAAGCTCGTTCGTGAGTTCGAAGACAAGCAGATTGACTTCCGACGCAAGGTGGAAGAGGCGCAGGTTGATCTCCAGGCACGCCAGCAGTCCGTCTACAACGAACTTGGCGGCAAGGTGAAGCAGGAGGTGCTGAAGCTCGGCACCAGTGGCGGCTATACCGCAATTCTTGATTCGGGAGCAGCGCTCTATTCGGATTCGGCTTCGGATGTGACGGATCAGATCATCAAGGCGTTCGACGCCAATAATGGATAA
- the lpxA gene encoding acyl-ACP--UDP-N-acetylglucosamine O-acyltransferase: MSGIEHLPIELLPHKYPFLLIDRVVEVEPGKRLVALKNITRNEPQFSGHFPDRPIMPGVLLCEAMAQAGGMLVHGTLNDGFDIDRAVQELFLVLTTLEHVRFRRQVVPGDQVRVEVELVRKHRPLWKLKGRATVEGQVCAQAEFSTVEIDPSITPGGPEKPTSVDIHETAVVAKGAELEAGVVVGPYSIIGANVHLGPDVRVESHVTIDGHTTIGRESVISPYASVGSVPQDLKFHGEDSRLVIGERNRIRESATLSIGTEAGGMETTVGNDNLFMNFSHVAHDCKVGDNCVLANGAQVAGHVSLEDRVIVSGLAAIAQFIRVGESAFLGGGSMVVKDIPPFCLASGDRARLVGLNVVGLERRGFAAEEVSALKQAYRVLFRSKRVLKEALAEVRQDMGAWPRAVQLVEFVEACERGVTRP; the protein is encoded by the coding sequence TTGTCGGGCATTGAACATTTGCCAATCGAGCTGCTTCCTCATAAATACCCCTTCCTCCTGATCGACAGGGTGGTTGAGGTAGAGCCGGGGAAGCGGCTTGTGGCGCTCAAGAATATCACTCGGAACGAGCCGCAATTCAGCGGTCATTTTCCGGACCGACCGATCATGCCGGGAGTGCTTCTCTGCGAAGCGATGGCACAGGCCGGGGGGATGCTGGTCCACGGAACCCTCAATGATGGTTTCGATATCGACCGGGCGGTTCAGGAGTTGTTCCTGGTCCTGACGACGCTGGAGCATGTCCGGTTTCGTCGCCAGGTCGTGCCGGGGGATCAAGTTCGTGTGGAAGTGGAACTGGTGCGCAAGCACCGACCTCTCTGGAAACTCAAGGGTCGTGCGACGGTCGAGGGTCAAGTCTGCGCACAGGCGGAGTTTTCGACCGTCGAGATCGATCCTTCAATTACACCCGGCGGTCCCGAGAAACCGACCTCGGTGGACATCCATGAAACCGCAGTGGTCGCCAAGGGCGCCGAGCTCGAGGCGGGTGTTGTTGTCGGTCCATACTCGATTATCGGCGCCAACGTTCATTTGGGGCCCGACGTTCGGGTGGAATCCCATGTGACGATCGATGGTCATACCACCATCGGTCGGGAAAGTGTGATCTCTCCCTATGCGAGCGTGGGTTCCGTCCCGCAGGACTTGAAGTTCCACGGCGAGGATTCGCGATTGGTGATCGGGGAGAGAAACCGGATTCGCGAGTCGGCGACTCTGAGCATCGGTACCGAAGCGGGTGGCATGGAAACCACTGTCGGGAACGACAATCTCTTCATGAATTTCAGTCACGTGGCGCATGACTGCAAGGTCGGTGACAACTGCGTTCTGGCAAACGGCGCGCAGGTGGCCGGCCATGTCTCGCTGGAGGACCGCGTCATTGTTTCGGGACTCGCTGCGATCGCTCAGTTTATCCGCGTGGGCGAATCGGCTTTTCTCGGCGGTGGCTCGATGGTCGTGAAGGATATTCCTCCGTTTTGTCTGGCCAGTGGCGATCGGGCCCGCCTGGTCGGTTTGAATGTGGTCGGCCTCGAGCGGCGCGGTTTTGCCGCCGAGGAGGTTTCAGCCTTGAAGCAGGCTTATCGTGTCTTGTTCCGCTCCAAGCGTGTTCTGAAGGAAGCGCTTGCGGAGGTGCGGCAGGACATGGGGGCATGGCCGCGGGCGGTACAGTTGGTCGAGTTCGTGGAGGCGTGCGAGCGCGGCGTAACGCGCCCCTAG
- the lpxI gene encoding UDP-2,3-diacylglucosamine diphosphatase LpxI (LpxI, functionally equivalent to LpxH, replaces it in LPS biosynthesis in a minority of bacteria.) has protein sequence MGEAKLALIAGNGVFPVLVARGARACGVTVVAVAHRDETDPSIEEEVDSCTWVKVGELGRTIRTFVAAGCDHAVMAGGIGKVQALSSVRPDWRGAAFLLRMRTLQDDRLLRGIAEEIEKEGMPVVSSTRYLPDLVPTPGNLTKKKPSASQIRDIEFGRRVLAATGPFEIGQTVVVKDGLVFALEAVEGTDAAIRRGSELASGGAVVVKAAKPEQDLRFDVPAIGPETIALMKEVNASVLAVEAGRTIILERDTVLAAAEAASIRILAFDAEKDS, from the coding sequence GTGGGAGAAGCCAAGCTCGCCTTGATAGCCGGAAACGGCGTGTTTCCGGTTCTGGTCGCTCGCGGAGCCCGAGCTTGCGGTGTGACGGTCGTCGCGGTCGCGCATCGAGACGAGACCGACCCCTCGATCGAGGAGGAGGTCGACTCCTGCACTTGGGTGAAAGTGGGTGAGCTCGGCCGAACCATTCGAACGTTCGTCGCCGCCGGCTGCGATCACGCGGTGATGGCGGGAGGCATTGGCAAGGTGCAGGCTCTTAGTTCGGTACGACCGGACTGGCGGGGTGCCGCATTTCTTTTGCGCATGCGCACCTTGCAGGACGATCGCTTGTTGCGAGGGATCGCCGAGGAAATCGAAAAGGAAGGCATGCCTGTCGTGTCTTCAACCAGATATTTACCCGACCTCGTGCCGACTCCCGGGAACCTGACGAAAAAAAAGCCCTCGGCGAGTCAGATTCGGGACATCGAATTCGGACGCCGGGTTCTTGCGGCGACCGGACCCTTCGAAATTGGCCAAACCGTCGTGGTCAAGGACGGTCTGGTCTTCGCGCTCGAGGCGGTGGAAGGGACCGACGCCGCGATTCGGCGGGGGTCGGAGCTCGCGAGCGGCGGTGCTGTGGTGGTGAAGGCCGCGAAGCCGGAGCAGGACCTCAGATTTGATGTGCCCGCGATTGGTCCCGAGACCATTGCTCTGATGAAGGAAGTCAATGCTTCTGTTCTTGCGGTCGAGGCGGGAAGAACCATTATTCTGGAACGGGACACGGTGCTTGCGGCCGCCGAGGCCGCCTCCATTCGGATTCTGGCATTTGATGCGGAGAAGGATTCATGA
- a CDS encoding Gfo/Idh/MocA family oxidoreductase, with the protein MSSNKARAAVVGTGHLGTFHAEKYAAIEACDLVGVVDVDHERARALADRLSCKAFSSPMDLVGKVDCVSVAVPTTLHRSVAGELLEAGVDCLVEKPLAASGAEADELVALAREHGCILQVGHLERFNPALIRLAGMIRKPRFVECHRLAPFTPRGADVDVVRDLMIHDLDLIGLLQPAEIVHIDSVGIPVLTPNVDLANVRIRFADRCVANVTASRVSGKRERKLRLFQEDLYLAIDLGERKAQVAHRRSGTDAALEIDWEELDLGEGDALEAQIRAFVASVQTRARAATTGEDGSRALHLCERILTSMETE; encoded by the coding sequence ATGAGTTCGAATAAAGCGCGCGCGGCCGTGGTTGGCACCGGTCATCTGGGAACCTTCCATGCCGAGAAGTATGCGGCTATCGAAGCCTGTGATCTCGTCGGCGTTGTCGATGTGGACCACGAGCGCGCACGCGCTTTGGCTGATCGTCTTTCCTGCAAGGCTTTTTCGTCGCCGATGGATTTGGTCGGCAAGGTGGACTGCGTGAGTGTTGCCGTTCCGACCACGCTGCATCGCTCTGTTGCCGGCGAACTTCTCGAGGCAGGAGTGGATTGTCTCGTGGAAAAACCCCTGGCTGCGAGCGGTGCCGAGGCCGACGAGTTGGTGGCCCTCGCGCGAGAGCACGGCTGCATCCTGCAGGTCGGCCATCTCGAGCGTTTCAACCCGGCGTTGATTCGTCTGGCGGGGATGATTCGCAAACCGCGGTTTGTAGAATGTCATCGTCTGGCCCCATTTACGCCGCGCGGCGCCGACGTCGACGTCGTGCGGGATCTGATGATTCATGATCTGGATCTGATCGGGCTGCTCCAGCCGGCGGAAATTGTACATATCGACAGTGTGGGCATTCCGGTGCTGACGCCAAACGTCGACCTGGCCAATGTTCGAATTCGTTTCGCCGACCGATGCGTGGCCAATGTGACCGCGAGTCGGGTGTCGGGCAAGCGGGAGCGCAAGTTACGTTTGTTTCAGGAGGATCTCTATCTCGCTATCGATTTGGGGGAGCGCAAGGCGCAAGTGGCACATCGTCGATCCGGCACCGATGCTGCGCTCGAGATAGACTGGGAAGAGTTGGATCTGGGGGAGGGGGACGCTCTGGAAGCTCAGATTCGGGCGTTTGTCGCCTCCGTTCAGACCCGCGCGCGGGCGGCAACCACCGGGGAAGATGGGAGCCGGGCGCTCCATCTTTGTGAGAGAATTCTCACCTCGATGGAGACCGAGTGA
- the lpxB gene encoding lipid-A-disaccharide synthase, producing MSGSPHVLLVAGESSGDLRGAELVRALRDKVPGITFSGVGGDRLRAEGMEILVAAEELSIMGLTEVVGQAGTILSSYRKIRRAILGKDGARPDLVILIDFPDFNLRLAGVAKRNGIPVFYYVGPQVWAWRRYRIGTLARRVDRLAVVFPFEADLYKGLTRVDFVGHPALETVRADSTRSFVRAELGLSEEQRLVAVLPGSRRAEINSLLPIFQGALARQRDVRGVIALAGEELRPTAESLADPDLPILTGRTWDLVAAADLVLLSSGTATLETALLGTPMVVAYQLSPLSFAIAKRLVQVDHIAMPNLILERRAVPELVQDEVTVDRVAAAASEILEDPELSARMRRDLALVRERLGTPGAADRAADIAIEMLRPANV from the coding sequence GTGAGCGGGTCGCCGCATGTGTTGCTGGTCGCCGGGGAGTCCTCCGGGGACCTTCGCGGGGCGGAACTGGTCCGCGCCCTGCGAGACAAGGTCCCCGGCATCACCTTTTCCGGCGTCGGCGGAGACCGTTTGAGGGCTGAGGGAATGGAGATCCTGGTTGCGGCTGAAGAGCTGTCGATCATGGGCTTGACCGAGGTGGTCGGACAAGCGGGAACGATCCTGAGTTCCTATCGAAAGATACGGCGTGCCATTCTTGGCAAAGACGGCGCTCGACCCGACTTGGTGATCCTGATCGATTTTCCGGATTTCAATCTGCGGTTGGCAGGGGTGGCGAAACGAAATGGGATTCCGGTCTTTTACTATGTGGGTCCGCAGGTCTGGGCCTGGCGTCGGTACCGGATCGGAACTCTTGCCCGGCGTGTTGATCGCCTCGCGGTCGTGTTTCCCTTCGAAGCAGATCTCTACAAGGGTCTGACCCGGGTGGATTTCGTCGGGCATCCTGCGTTGGAGACCGTACGGGCTGATTCCACGCGATCATTTGTACGCGCAGAATTGGGTCTTTCCGAGGAGCAGCGTCTGGTCGCCGTCCTCCCGGGCAGTCGCCGCGCCGAAATCAACAGCCTCCTGCCGATTTTTCAGGGTGCGTTGGCCAGGCAACGTGACGTCCGGGGTGTGATTGCCCTGGCGGGCGAGGAACTGCGTCCGACAGCGGAGTCTCTGGCGGACCCCGACCTGCCGATTTTAACTGGTCGGACCTGGGATCTGGTGGCCGCAGCCGATTTGGTTTTGCTCTCGTCGGGTACCGCGACTCTCGAGACAGCCTTGCTTGGGACACCGATGGTGGTGGCCTATCAGCTTTCTCCGCTGAGTTTCGCCATTGCCAAACGTCTGGTGCAGGTCGACCATATCGCCATGCCCAACCTGATTCTCGAGCGTCGGGCGGTTCCGGAATTGGTGCAGGACGAGGTGACCGTCGACCGGGTGGCGGCTGCTGCCAGCGAGATTCTGGAGGACCCGGAACTCTCCGCAAGAATGCGTCGAGATCTGGCTTTGGTTCGTGAAAGGCTAGGAACCCCGGGGGCTGCAGACCGCGCCGCCGACATTGCGATCGAAATGCTCAGGCCCGCGAATGTCTAG